The Phaeocystidibacter marisrubri genomic interval AGGACGTATTTCAGCAATTTCTAAGTAGGGCGGTCTGAAGTCATAGCCCCATTGCGAAACACAGTGCGCTTCATCAATGGCTACCAAATTGACGTTCATTCGCTTGATGCGTTCTCGTACAATCTCGCTTTTCAATCGTTCTGGAGAGAGGTAAAGAAACTTGACATCACCAAAAACCACATTGTCCAGAATACGGTCAATATCACGATAGGACATTCCACTGAGGAGGGCAACCGCGTCAATCCCACGTTGGTTGAGCTGTTGGACCTGATCCTTCATTAGTGCAATGAGCGGAGAGACCACAATACACACTCCATCACGAGCAAGGGCTGGGACTTGATAACACAGACTTTTACCGCCTCCTGTGGGAAGCAGAGCAATGACATCTTTTCGGTCTAGTACATCGCGAATAATCTCCTCTTGGCCCGGACGAAAGCTATCGTATCCAAAAAAGGATTTTAGCGTTTCGTGTATGTTTCTTCCGTTGCTCAAATCTGTTCAAGTAGCCAATCCGTTCGTTCACTTAGCGACGCCTTTGGGATTTCAATAACGCGGTATCCATAGTCTTCGTAAGTATGACACAAAATTTCGTGAATTCTAATGAGTTTCTCTAGGGTTTCACGTCGCTCATTGTCTTGTTGGTAGATCTCTTCCCAAGGTGGAGTGATGAATACGCGTTCGTGGTACCGGTGTATTTTGGCCAATTGATCCCACTCAGGCTTAACGGGAAGATGGTCAACGTGCTGATAAGCAATAGAATCTATAATGGTTCGATCGTAAAAAGACGTAATGCGATCTTGGGCGCTGTGGTATTGGGTAAGTCGACCTTCGATCACCTTTTCCGTAAAAGCAGGTAGGTTGTCCCAGGGTAGCACATCGGAGTTGTTCTCCAGAGAATGTTTGATTACCTC includes:
- a CDS encoding AAA family ATPase; this translates as MIRIGISGGPGTGKTSIIQELEQRGHTCFHEYSREVIKHSLENNSDVLPWDNLPAFTEKVIEGRLTQYHSAQDRITSFYDRTIIDSIAYQHVDHLPVKPEWDQLAKIHRYHERVFITPPWEEIYQQDNERRETLEKLIRIHEILCHTYEDYGYRVIEIPKASLSERTDWLLEQI